Proteins encoded by one window of Lathyrus oleraceus cultivar Zhongwan6 chromosome 1, CAAS_Psat_ZW6_1.0, whole genome shotgun sequence:
- the LOC127080918 gene encoding zingipain-2 yields the protein MKISYTSNRFLMFIIFTACLCLYFAIQKKNPDENEDILIIPSKFEIPTSKYTTISGLKLDKLPNQDDVIELFQVWKKENGRVYSDPEEMARKFETFVTNLKYIVESNAKRDSPHSARLGLNNFADWSSTEYRETYMTLNIDAMDIVNEDDVEDVTCSDPPSTLDWRSRGAVTPVKNQGLCGACWAFATVGAIEGIVAIKTNNLTRLSEQELLDCEPVGSCLQGSVNRAFIWIKENKGIASEDDYPYTFKKDVCRKTTIQNSANSGIDSHHLVERSERGLLCAVAKQPISVSIYAESPSYQLYEDGVFKGEDCPLDSKNVTHSMVIVGYNSVNNEDYWIVKNSQGTGWGMEGYMWIKRNTTKMYGVCAINAYAFNPVKQ from the exons ATGAAGATTTCCTACACCTCAAACCGATTCCTCATGTTCATCATCTTCACTGCATGCTTATGTTTATACTTTGCTATTCAAAAGAAAAATCCTGATGAAAATGAAGATATCTTAATTATACCTTCCAAATTTGAGATCCCAACGAGTAAGTACACCACCATATCGGGTCTTAAACTTGATAAGCTTCCTAACCAAGATGATGTTATAGAATTATTTCAAGTATGGAAGAAAGAAAATGGACGAGTCTACAGTGATCCAGAAGAGATGGCAAGGAAATTTGAAACTTTTGTTACAAATTTGAAGTATATAGTAGAGAGTAATGCAAAGAGAGACTCACCTCATAGCGCTCGTCTTGGTCTGAACAACTTTGCTGATTGGAGCTCCACGGAGTACAGAGAAACATACATGACCTTAAACATTGACGCCATGGATATTGTGAACGAGGATGATGTTGAGGACGTAACATGTAGTGATCCACCTTCAACCTTGGACTGGAGGTCGAGGGGAGCTGTCACTCCTGTTAAGAATCAAGGCCTTTGTG GTGCTTGTTGGGCATTCGCAACGGTAGGCGCCATTGAAGGAATAGTTGCAATAAAGACTAACAATCTTACCAGGCTTTCAGAGCAAGAGCTTCTAGATTGTGAACCAGTTGGAAGTTGTTTACAAGGAAGTGTGAACAGAGCATTCATTTGGATAAAAGAAAACAAAGGAATTGCATCAGAAGATGATTATCCTTATACGTTTAAAAAGGATGTTTGCAGAAAGACCACG ATTCAAAACAGTGCAAATAGTGGTATTGATTCACATCATCTGGTGGAGAGATCAGAGAGGGGACTACTGTGTGCAGTTGCTAAGCAGCCTATTAGTGTTAGTATTTATGCAGAATCACCCAGTTATCAACTTTATGAAGAT GGAGTATTTAAAGGTGAAGATTGCCCGTTGGATTCTAAAAATGTAACTCACTCCATGGTAATAGTGGGTTATAATTCGGTAAACAATGAAGATTATTGGATTGTGAAGAATTCACAAGGGACAGGATGGGGAATGGAGGGGTATATGTGGATCAAAAGGAACACCACTAAAATGTATGGAGTGTGTGCAATCAATGCATATGCTTTTAATCCAGTCAAACAATAA